The Anaerolineae bacterium genome has a segment encoding these proteins:
- a CDS encoding Isoleucyl-tRNA synthetase codes for MPFREVPTKVDFPAQEREILAFWKSTNAFQKMREIHKGKPHWSFIDGPITANNPMGVHHGWGRTYKDLYHRFWTMRGRELRYQNGFDCQGLWVEVEVEKEMGFKTKKDIENYGLEQFVRACKARVLKYAAVQTEQSIRLGYWMDWNDPDQLRWLAEQLLQDPQKVITVEGPQGPVTDTVEQIVGRLGMPELGGSYFTFSNENNYMIWYFLKKCWEKGWLYRGADVMPWCPRCATGISQHEIVTDGYAELTHRSVTLRFPLREGAALDSPPRRDPQTGLPESLLVWTTTPWTLTSNVAAAVGPELTYVKVRQGEHLLYLSKGTLDMLRGDYEVLGELPGVAMEGWYYFGPFDDLPAAQSRGGFTHMQELIKDIPLTAAEAHRVILWDEVGETEGTGIVHIAPGCGAEDFQLGKQYRLPIVAPLDDEGYFVEGFAWLSGMHVSKVATPIFEDLERKGLLYRVEPYTHRYPTCWRCKEELIFRLVDEWFISMGEVYDKPREQLTAEEKARSLRYQIMDIVDQIRWIPEFGYAREMDWLRNMHDWMISKKRYWGLALPIWVCEQCGKYQVIGSEVELQERAVSGLDVFDHHTPHRPFIDAVKLRCPDCGGLMSRIPDVGNPWLDAGIVSFSTLRYRSDPAYWRKWYPAHWISESFPGQFRNWFYSLLAMATVIAGEPPFLENFGYGTLLAEDGRPMHKSWGNAIEFNEAADKMGVDVMRWLYCNHKPENDLLFGYHRGDEARRRFLIPLWNVYTFLATYARLDGWEPTFDFDPAYPEGDTPQSSNLLDRWILTRLNQVTPQVTQALENSDSLTATLALEALLDDLTNWYVRRSRRRFWKSEQDQDKQMAYSTLYHVVVKLIRLLAPFIPFVTEAIYQNLVRSVRPTAYESVHHTSWPLPDEKAVDVALEEQMELARQIASLGLSARNSAGLKVRQPLAKVLVYAGKTRTLLPELVEIVQDELNVKEFEFVEKAEQLVTYQILPDNKLLGPKFGAQFPKVRAALAEMEAAKVAALVQAGLRVPVQVDGQTIELEPNEILVQTKPAEGLAVAFDKLATVAIDTNVTPELRAEGLARELVRRIQAMRKEAGFNIEDRIRTYYQADEALAEIFRSWGDYIKAETLTLELVAETPPPESYQESHTIDQHHVLIGVKR; via the coding sequence ATGCCGTTTCGAGAAGTTCCAACCAAAGTCGATTTTCCAGCCCAGGAACGGGAAATCCTTGCCTTCTGGAAATCCACCAATGCCTTCCAGAAGATGCGCGAAATCCACAAGGGCAAACCGCACTGGTCTTTTATCGATGGACCGATCACCGCCAACAATCCGATGGGTGTCCATCATGGCTGGGGGCGTACCTATAAAGACCTGTATCATCGTTTCTGGACCATGCGCGGCCGAGAACTGCGCTACCAAAACGGCTTTGACTGCCAGGGACTGTGGGTGGAAGTCGAAGTCGAAAAGGAGATGGGCTTTAAGACCAAAAAGGACATCGAAAATTATGGTTTGGAGCAGTTTGTGCGCGCTTGCAAGGCGCGCGTGTTGAAGTATGCAGCCGTCCAGACCGAGCAATCGATCCGTCTCGGCTACTGGATGGACTGGAATGACCCCGATCAATTGCGCTGGCTGGCAGAGCAACTCTTACAAGACCCGCAAAAGGTCATCACCGTAGAAGGCCCGCAGGGTCCTGTTACCGATACGGTGGAGCAGATTGTCGGTCGCCTGGGAATGCCGGAGTTGGGGGGCAGTTATTTTACCTTCTCCAACGAAAATAACTACATGATCTGGTATTTTTTGAAAAAATGCTGGGAGAAGGGCTGGCTCTATCGCGGTGCCGACGTCATGCCATGGTGCCCGCGCTGCGCGACCGGCATCAGCCAACACGAGATCGTGACCGATGGTTACGCCGAGCTAACCCATCGCTCGGTTACCCTGCGCTTCCCCCTCCGGGAAGGGGCAGCCCTGGATAGCCCGCCGCGCCGCGATCCCCAAACTGGCTTGCCGGAGTCGCTCCTGGTCTGGACGACTACGCCCTGGACGTTGACCAGCAATGTCGCCGCTGCGGTTGGACCTGAGTTGACGTATGTCAAAGTCCGTCAGGGGGAACATCTCCTTTACCTCTCCAAAGGTACCCTGGATATGTTACGGGGAGACTATGAAGTGTTGGGCGAGTTACCGGGTGTAGCAATGGAAGGCTGGTACTACTTTGGGCCCTTCGATGACCTGCCAGCAGCCCAGAGTCGCGGTGGCTTTACCCACATGCAGGAACTCATCAAAGATATTCCTCTCACGGCTGCTGAAGCCCATCGCGTGATTTTGTGGGATGAGGTTGGTGAGACCGAGGGTACCGGCATCGTTCATATTGCACCTGGCTGTGGTGCCGAGGACTTTCAATTGGGCAAACAATACCGTTTACCCATTGTTGCTCCTCTGGACGATGAAGGATATTTTGTCGAAGGGTTTGCCTGGCTGAGCGGAATGCATGTCTCTAAAGTTGCCACGCCGATTTTCGAAGATCTAGAGCGGAAGGGTTTGCTCTACCGCGTAGAGCCTTATACGCACCGCTACCCGACTTGCTGGCGCTGTAAAGAAGAGCTGATTTTCCGTCTGGTAGACGAGTGGTTTATCAGTATGGGCGAGGTCTATGACAAACCGCGCGAACAACTTACGGCGGAAGAAAAAGCACGCAGTCTCCGTTACCAGATCATGGATATTGTCGATCAGATCCGTTGGATTCCAGAGTTCGGTTACGCCCGTGAGATGGACTGGCTGCGCAACATGCACGATTGGATGATCAGCAAGAAGCGCTACTGGGGCCTGGCGTTGCCGATCTGGGTGTGTGAGCAGTGTGGTAAATACCAGGTCATTGGCAGCGAGGTGGAGTTACAGGAACGGGCGGTTTCCGGTCTGGATGTCTTTGACCATCACACACCTCATCGTCCCTTTATTGACGCTGTCAAATTGCGCTGCCCTGATTGCGGAGGTTTGATGAGCCGCATTCCCGATGTGGGCAATCCCTGGCTGGATGCTGGCATTGTTTCCTTCAGCACCTTGCGCTACCGTTCAGATCCCGCTTACTGGCGCAAGTGGTATCCGGCACACTGGATCAGCGAATCGTTCCCCGGTCAGTTCCGCAACTGGTTCTACAGTTTGCTTGCCATGGCGACGGTGATCGCCGGTGAGCCGCCATTCCTGGAAAACTTTGGCTATGGCACCTTACTGGCTGAAGATGGCCGCCCGATGCATAAGAGTTGGGGAAATGCCATTGAGTTTAACGAAGCCGCCGATAAGATGGGGGTGGATGTGATGCGCTGGCTGTATTGCAACCACAAGCCGGAAAACGACCTGCTGTTCGGCTATCATCGCGGCGATGAAGCGCGCCGCCGTTTTCTGATTCCCCTCTGGAATGTCTATACTTTTCTGGCAACCTATGCGCGCCTTGATGGGTGGGAGCCAACCTTTGACTTTGATCCTGCCTACCCCGAAGGAGATACCCCTCAGAGTTCGAATCTGCTCGATAGATGGATTCTGACCCGCCTCAATCAGGTGACGCCGCAGGTGACTCAGGCTTTGGAAAACTCGGATAGCCTGACGGCAACCCTGGCGCTGGAAGCCCTGCTGGACGACTTGACCAACTGGTATGTGCGCCGTTCGCGACGCCGTTTTTGGAAATCGGAACAGGATCAGGATAAGCAGATGGCTTATTCCACCCTGTACCATGTCGTGGTCAAACTGATCCGCCTTTTAGCGCCCTTCATTCCCTTTGTCACCGAGGCAATCTATCAAAATCTGGTGCGCAGTGTGCGTCCTACAGCCTATGAGAGTGTGCATCACACCTCCTGGCCCTTGCCGGATGAAAAGGCTGTGGATGTGGCTCTGGAGGAACAGATGGAGTTAGCGCGCCAGATTGCCAGTTTGGGCTTGAGCGCCCGTAATTCAGCCGGTTTGAAGGTGCGCCAGCCGCTTGCCAAAGTGCTGGTCTATGCCGGCAAAACCAGGACTTTGCTGCCCGAACTGGTGGAAATCGTTCAGGACGAATTGAACGTCAAGGAGTTTGAATTTGTGGAAAAAGCCGAGCAATTGGTGACCTATCAAATCCTGCCGGACAACAAGTTGCTCGGGCCGAAGTTCGGGGCGCAATTCCCCAAGGTGCGGGCTGCCTTAGCTGAAATGGAAGCCGCAAAAGTCGCTGCGCTGGTGCAGGCTGGTTTGCGTGTTCCCGTACAGGTCGATGGACAAACAATCGAACTGGAACCCAATGAAATCCTTGTCCAGACCAAACCGGCTGAGGGTCTGGCGGTCGCCTTTGATAAGCTGGCAACGGTGGCGATAGACACGAACGTCACCCCGGAATTGCGCGCCGAAGGGCTGGCGCGCGAGTTGGTGCGCCGCATTCAAGCCATGCGCAAGGAAGCCGGCTTCAACATCGAGGACCGCATCCGGACCTATTATCAAGCCGATGAAGCCCTAGCAGAGATCTTCCGCAGTTGGGGTGACTACATCAAAGCCGAGACCCTGACCCTCGAGCTGGTGGCTGAAACTCCTCCTCCAGAGAGTTACCAGGAAAGCCATACCATCGATCAGCATCACGTGTTGATCGGCGTCAAGCGCTGA